The proteins below are encoded in one region of Apium graveolens cultivar Ventura chromosome 4, ASM990537v1, whole genome shotgun sequence:
- the LOC141719479 gene encoding uncharacterized protein LOC141719479 — MARDKHCGYHENHGHTTKNCFSLKLFIEDQIKKGNMNQYLQRRSKDKGRAPGSGKNVVNVVFGGRASPPRSPDLDNDVMMIHPLDDEPIYFSYSDYEGLNPNHNLALVVTLDVMNNEVKRILVDSGSSANIVFEHTLNRMELGHLRMDPCLEDPLYGFGNTMIPIRGVIYLSITFGTAPQQVSLIMKFYVISATSSYNMILGRPTITKLRAIPSIIHLKLKFPTPGGTGELRGDREMAGKCYG, encoded by the coding sequence ATGGCCCGGGACAAACATTGTGGCTATCATGAAAATCATGGCCATACCACGAAAAACTGTTTCTCTCTCAAGTTGTTCATAGAAGATCAGATCAAAAAGGGAAACATGAACCAATATCTTCAAAGGAGATCAAAAGACAAAGGCAGGGCTCCGGGAAGCGGAAAAAATGTGGTAAATGTTGTCTTTGGAGGCAGGGCTTCTCCGCCCCGGAGCCCGGACCTGGATAATGATGTGATGATGATCCATCCTTTGGATGATGAACCGATTTACTTCTCCTACTCTGATTATGAGGGACTCAATCCGAATCACAATTTGGCCTTGGTGGTCACCCTGGATGTCATGAACAATGAGGTAAAAAGAATTTTAGTTGACAGTGGTTCCTCTGCTAATATTGTATTCGAGCACACACTCAACAGAATGGAGCTCGGACACCTCCGAATGGACCCCTGTCTTGAAGACCCCTTGTACGGATTTGGAAACACAATGATCCCAATCCGGGGTGTCATTTATTTGTCGATTACCTTTGGGACTGCACCCCAGCAGGTCTCTCTCATAATGAAGTTCTATGTGATAAGCGCAACCTCATCGTACAACATGATCCTTGGAAGACCTACAATAACCAAGCTCAGAGCAATCCCCTCGATAATTCACTTAAAGCTCAAATTCCCGACCCCAGGAGGTACTGGGGAGCTAAGAGGAGATAGAGAAATGGCTGGGAAGTGTTATGGCTAA